The genomic region aaaattgtattttattcaaaatcaacaccggcccttgaaacttaaccaccctttacatatctATGCATGGATtacttggttttttatttttttatttttattataatttttattttttgtattttttgttttcatttttgatattattttatttttattttagttttttataattctcttttatttttttttatttcgttacgCAGTTTAGTGGTCGGCCGCAAAAGACGTTGCTCGCTCTAATTAGTTGCACGGGCAAGTTctatatgtgtttgtatgtaaatataatattagtttgaAAATGAGAACCTAGCATATATTGTTCAGTTGTTCTATACACACCTGCATTAGTACATATGTCAACTAAAATCATGCGTTTGCGATAGATTTTcgctttaatttttcaaaattattatcatatttcctaattaaatttttttcaattttttatttttttttttacattagccATATGTTGTTTTTTCACTGATTTGCCTAGATAAATACCTTGAAAGTTcgcttgcttttcttttttatatgtaattaattatatttaattattttattgcatttatttagtttttaatttttaaattttttgattctttgattttttactttcgctaagattgtttttgctttcgcactaatttattgttatttgaagtatataaaaaatgtgctaAATTCATATGCATATAATCTATACGATTTTACAGTTAATCGTATTTAACACGCAACTGGCAAAAATTTCTTACTACACCTCCGACCATCACACATTTCCACTACTCCCCCAATAAGGCGCTTTCCATTTGCTACTTTaggttttaatatttgtttctttttttttgtttgttttttactttcaaccgcTTCACTTCCATCCACTTCACCACCATCCGCAATCTGCATATTCGCCATTCGCTTCAAgttataaattgaaaatgctGTTCGTTAGCACCGTAAACACTATAGTGGACACGGCCAGCGGGGTGATGTGCAGCGATGCTGTGCTATTGCCAGCCAATATTTCGGCGCGTTTCCGCATGCGCTCCTAAAGTAAGCAcgaaaagtgaacaaaagaaagcacacaattagaaaatatcataatatttgcatacatatgtatgtatgcatttaattaTAACGGCATTACTTGATATTTATTATCCTCGCCAGGCGGATCCAAGCATTCGAATTCACAACAACGCTCGCCTACACGGAAATTTTTGCAGAACTGCAGAACGAAAGTATATTtgttatgaaaattaatttaaacaattttgcaaTCCATTTGCTTAGGCCCACTTACATAGGGTGGATCACAGTAGATGGCCTTGCACCAAAGCGGCTCCGAATGATAGCAGACACATAGACTGCAAACTCCCGGCCCGGGTACGTACAGCATGCCATGATTCACTGAATTGCCTTGGAAATCGATGCAGTCCTCCTCGAGAGCAGCTgtgaagaaatgaaataaagcattattttttatgaaaatcaggAGGAATAGTTTTAGACGATGCTAAAAATTGATGTTTACTTTTGCtactaattttttagtaaaactgaatgaaaatattttcttctgatatttaactttaatattgaataagaataataagaaaaaaattattaataataataaaaattacaattaaaaggaataataatgataaaataaatacatttaaaatgttCCCATAATAATatgttatttccatcgcagctcaaagtgcaatcatgTTAAAGGAGGTTGCCCTCTGGAGATAAtatctcaagggacatggtagcatttttgagCAGTTAACAcggtatttctctgaacttcgtacagatctctctatccgcaaactagagtttgaggatcGTGCTAGGGCACCCTTTCGAGATAGGCAGGATTGGGTCGAGGGGAAAACCTGCACCAAAGCTGGTACCTCTCTCTTCACTGACGGCTACAAGATGGAATTGAGAGTCGAAGCAAGGGTTTTTTCTAAATCTGCCAATTTAACTAAATTgccaaagtgttttttgaagcgatcctgcaggcatgcaaaatgcttagggagcgAGGGAGATGCTAACATTTTCTccaatagtcaagccgcgatcaaggctctgacgacgccatgataCAGAAcgaaactcctgtaaggaggcgatcaaatctcttgggaaaacctaggtttaccatttaacccccatcgcagaagctgtggagacctttcttcgacagcctggggcagtgcccCAACCTAAAGCTATTCAATTTCCTCCAttgtatcaacagctctggctggttgtagatatctgcctgttggaggtctcttAATGGTATTAAAAAGGCGcgttagtgctacttgaggagtgccagactggcacttcaagtattcacctacctacctaatatGACCCAAGGGAAAACCCCTAAGATGGCATCCCTACTCAGTAGACTTATGACAAACATAGGGTGATCCACCCAAAGCAAcc from Anastrepha obliqua isolate idAnaObli1 chromosome 2, idAnaObli1_1.0, whole genome shotgun sequence harbors:
- the LOC129237275 gene encoding uncharacterized protein LOC129237275, translating into MESLQKSFFTLLFTLCLTLSAALEEDCIDFQGNSVNHGMLYVPGPGVCSLCVCYHSEPLWCKAIYCDPPYFCKNFRVGERCCEFECLDPPGEDNKYQERMRKRAEILAGNSTASLHITPLAVSTIVFTVLTNSIFNL